A stretch of the Actinotalea sp. JY-7876 genome encodes the following:
- the recO gene encoding DNA repair protein RecO, with protein MSLYRDEAIVLRAQKLGEADRIVTLLTRHHGKVRAVAKGVRRTSSRFGSRVEPFMVVDAQLYTGRNLDIVTQVETLGPYARAVCADYALYTAGTAMLETAERLVEAEREPATQQYLLLVAATRSLAERAHAPGLVLDSYLLRSLAIAGWAPSFTDCARCGAPGPHRAFAVGSGGAVCGACRPPGAASPAPETFRLLAALLTGEWAEADASADRDRREASGLVAAFLQFHLERGLRSLRMVERV; from the coding sequence GTGAGCCTCTACCGCGACGAGGCGATCGTGCTGCGCGCCCAGAAGCTGGGCGAGGCCGACCGCATCGTGACCCTCCTGACCCGCCACCACGGCAAGGTGCGCGCGGTCGCGAAGGGCGTGCGACGCACCTCGTCCCGGTTCGGGTCGCGGGTCGAGCCGTTCATGGTGGTCGACGCCCAGCTCTACACGGGGCGCAACCTCGACATCGTCACGCAGGTCGAGACGCTGGGGCCCTACGCCCGTGCCGTCTGCGCGGACTACGCGCTGTACACGGCGGGCACGGCCATGCTCGAGACGGCCGAGCGCCTCGTCGAGGCGGAACGCGAGCCCGCCACGCAGCAGTACCTGCTGCTCGTCGCCGCCACGCGGTCGCTCGCGGAGCGGGCGCACGCGCCGGGCCTCGTCCTGGACTCCTACCTGCTGCGGTCGCTCGCGATCGCCGGCTGGGCGCCGTCGTTCACCGACTGCGCGCGGTGCGGCGCCCCGGGTCCGCACCGGGCGTTCGCCGTCGGCTCGGGCGGTGCGGTGTGCGGTGCGTGCCGTCCGCCGGGCGCCGCCTCGCCGGCGCCCGAGACGTTCCGCCTCCTCGCCGCCCTGCTCACGGGGGAGTGGGCCGAGGCCGACGCGAGCGCGGACCGGGACCGGCGCGAGGCGAGCGGGCTGGTCGCGGCCTTCCTGCAGTTCCACCTCGAGCGCGGGCTGCGCTCGCTGCGCATGGTCGAGCGCGTCTGA
- a CDS encoding isoprenyl transferase, with protein sequence MARERASTRGRRDREVQAPPPHPSGARPPAIPAQFVPKHVAIVMDGNGRWANERGLPRTEGHAAGEAALLDVVAGAIEIGVTHISAYAFSTENWKRSPEEVRFLMGFNRDVLRRRRDTMDSWGVRVRWAGRRPRLWRSVITELETAEEVTRGNDVCTLTMCVNYGGRAEVADAARAIAREVAAGRLDPERVDERTVARYLDEPELPDVDLFLRTSGEQRTSNFMIWQAAYAEMVFLDEYWPDVDRRHLWRAVETYARRDRRYGGAVDRATATDAP encoded by the coding sequence ATGGCGCGTGAGCGCGCGAGCACCCGCGGCCGGCGTGACCGCGAGGTGCAGGCCCCGCCGCCGCACCCCTCGGGGGCGCGCCCGCCCGCGATCCCGGCGCAGTTCGTGCCGAAGCACGTGGCGATCGTCATGGACGGCAACGGGCGCTGGGCGAACGAGCGCGGCCTGCCCCGCACCGAGGGCCACGCGGCGGGCGAGGCGGCGCTGCTCGACGTCGTCGCGGGCGCCATCGAGATCGGCGTCACCCACATCTCCGCCTACGCGTTCTCGACCGAGAACTGGAAGCGCTCGCCGGAGGAGGTGCGCTTCCTCATGGGCTTCAACCGCGACGTGCTGCGCCGCCGCCGCGACACGATGGACTCCTGGGGTGTGCGGGTGCGCTGGGCGGGCCGGCGCCCGCGCCTGTGGCGCTCGGTGATCACCGAGCTCGAGACCGCCGAGGAGGTCACGCGCGGCAACGACGTGTGCACGCTGACCATGTGCGTCAACTACGGCGGCCGCGCCGAGGTCGCCGACGCCGCCAGGGCGATCGCGCGCGAGGTCGCCGCCGGGCGCCTGGACCCCGAGCGCGTCGACGAGCGCACGGTCGCGCGCTACCTCGACGAGCCGGAGCTGCCCGACGTCGACCTCTTCCTGCGCACGTCGGGGGAGCAGCGGACGTCGAACTTCATGATCTGGCAGGCCGCGTACGCGGAGATGGTCTTCCTCGACGAGTACTGGCCCGACGTCGACCGCCGCCACCTGTGGCGCGCCGTCGAGACGTACGCCCGCCGCGACCGCCGCTACGGCGGCGCCGTGGACCGGGCGACGGCGACCGACGCGCCCTGA